The Orcinus orca chromosome 1, mOrcOrc1.1, whole genome shotgun sequence DNA window TGGGAAATGCTCTGGAGTGTGGTGAGATGTCCAGTGGTTATCCAGGATCAGCTTGGGGTTTGCCTTGGCAGCTTGGGGACGGGGGATGTGGCTGCGTCCCTGACTGCATCCTCCCTGCCACTGGGCCAACCCTTTATTCTCAACCTTGGAATCTCCAGATATTACTACAATAAGAGGATCCTGCACAAGACCAAAGGCAAAAGTTTCACTTACAAGTTCAACTTCAGCAAGCTCATCGTCGTCAACTACCCTCTGTGGGAGTCGCGGGCACCGCCATCCCTCCACTTGCTGCTGGGGGCCCCTGCTCTGTTTCGACCAGCCCTGGTGCCCATGTGTGTACAGAGTGAGGTAGGCATGAAAGCTGGTCCCATCCCCAGAGCTCCACCGGAACCTGCCTCTCTGCCTCAGGGGCCCATCAGCTTTCAATGTTCTTCTCCCCCTGCATCCTTAGTCCCTGAGTGTCCCCGGGGTGGGGGTGATACTCTGAACCACCCCTACATACTTAACGATCCCTACAGTAGAGCACCTGCCTATGAGAGAGGGCAACTCCTTCTGTGCCAGGATCACAGGGAAGGAGGTGGCGGGGTCTCAGGGGAGGGCCCAGGACATGTGGGCAGTGCTGACTTAGCAACTATTATGAGAGTATTTCATTATTGTAATGACTGGTCATTAAAACAAACAATGTATACTGGGGAATACACGCCAGGGAGGGTCCATTCAACCCCTGAGCCTGCTCTCCTCACTCCCCAGCTCCTGCATAGCAGGCTGTCCACCCATTGGGCCATGGCAGAGCAGCTGGCTGGACAGCGGACCCCTCAAGGACCACCAGAGGCCTCCAGGGACAAGAAGGGAAGCGGCAGCATTGTCCACCGTGAGTGCTCAGGACTGGGGTGGGCCCAGGGAATCTTAAGCAGAGGACGGaaggacccttttttttttcttttggcggtacgcgggcctctcactgtcgtggcctctcccactgcagagcacaggctccggacgcacaggctcagcggccatggctcacgggcccagccgctccgtggcatgtgggatcttcccggatcagggcacgaacccgtgtcccctgcatcggcaggcggactctcaaccactgcgccaccagggaagcccccgggagGACCCTTTTGATTGAGCACATGGGTGAGGGGGCATGAGTCAAAGGATAagtcatgtattcattcaacaaacatttattgctcACCAGCTATTTACTAAGTGTGTGGACCCAGAGATGAAAGATGGCTCTCAAGATGCTCGGAGATCAGTAGGGAACAGAGATGGGAGGATGGTCAGTGACCAGTGCTGAGATTCTGGGAAGCACGAAGTGCTATGGGAATGCAGATGAGttggggcttcctggaggaggctaCACCTGAGCAGGTgaagaagatggagaaagatgcccaggcagagggaacagcatttgTGAAGTAAAAAGCTGCAAGTGAGTGTAGTAAATCTGAAGATCTGCTGGCAGCTTACATGGTGAGACTAAGGTGCGTGATGGGAGTGGGAACAAGGAGGCGGGTGAGAGACGAGGCTGGCGAGGCAGACAGGCGTCTGGTCACAGAGGGCCTCTGAAGCCATGCTGAGGGGGCTTGGACTTGATCCGTGGACAGGAGGGACCCAGAGGGAGAGGCACATCCAGATGTTCATTTTGCAAAGACGACTTGGGTTGATGTAGAGTTTGTGGTGGAAGAGGCATACAACTGATGTTGGAGGCTTTGAAGATCATCTAGGCAGAGGACGATGGGGACAGAACCAAGGCAAGGGCCATGGGTGGAGAAGGAGGCCCAACTGAAGAGAGATTGGGAAGATAAAGTTCACCCATTCATTCCCTTATTCActcatttcttctttcaacaaataGCTCATGGGCTCCTGTTgaatgtgccaggccctgtcctaGGGCCAGGGGTGCCAATGTGAGCAAGACTGCCTTTATAGAGCTTGTAGACAAGAGGGGGTTTGCGGACATTCAGTTAATAATCCAACAAGTAGATAAGTAATGATAACTGTGCTAACTGCTACAGGGAAGTTCAGGGTGCAGCCGGGAAGACTTCCTTgacaaagtgacatttgagctgagacccaaAATGTAAATCGGTGCCGGCTTAGTtcggagggagagaggagagcatGGCAAGCAGAGAGAATAAggtgtgcaaaggtcctggggcaggaaaGAGGAACCGGGAGGAAGCCAGTGCGACAGCACATGGTGATGGAGGGGGACACAGCAAAAATGCAGGCAGAGGCCAGTTCTTCCAGGACTGTAAGCTGGGCAGAGGCAAAGTCAGATTTTCTGTGAAAAAGATCAACAGAGACACTTGACCAACACAAGGCTCTTCTGCAGAGGCCCAAGACCTATCCCTCCACTTCTGGCAATTTCATGGAACAAAGACCCATGGCCCTCACCCCACCCAAGTGCAGCTGAGAGCCCAGAggtcccacctcccagagaatGCAGGGCACCTGGCTCTGGGTCCTCATGAGCGCAGCCAAGGCTGTGGGCGTAGGGCGGCCCAAGACCTGCTAGGACTCGTAGGGCCACAAGTCTGGCAGCCTGCAGCAAGACAGCACCTGAACACCTCTCTGTTCttccacccacacccaccccttcCCAGTTCTGGGAATGCCTTGGGCACAGAGCTGCTCTCTTTGGGAAACTATGagggggaaatcaaaaaatattccCTGGCGAGCCCCCGCTTGGCCTGAGGTATTTTGCACCTGCCTGCCCTCTGCGGGTGCCCAGGCCCTGCCTGTGCTTGGGTCCTGGGGCACACTAAGCCGCTTCAGGTCTCTGGGAGCCTAGCAGCAGCCACATGCCCACTTCTGGAGCGGGATTCCAGAAGGGTGTGCCAGTCCTTCACTCCACCTTCACTCACAGCATTTGGTGTCAAGAGAGGAAGCTCCTTCTGGGCAGAAGAGCGGCCAGGACTACGGAGCCAGGGGCAGAAGCTGCAGGACCAGagctgggaaggggtggggaggggtaggAGGACTCTTAGAACCATCTTCTCCACATGCCTACTCAGCTGTGGGGCCCTGAGGGGGGACACTgcccccaggagccccaggggACACAACCTTCCTGGGGGAAGACAGCAGTCTCCACGTCATCTAAGGACCCAAGAAAAGGACAGTGACTTAGGAGAAGGTACATTCTTGCAGGGGTCTCCACGCTTTTCCTCACGAAGGATCATTTTCACTACTTTCCCCTTTCACAGATCCAACATCAGAAATATTGTTCCTACCAAATAAATCGGATGAATTAAGTAACAACTAAgttgtttttccagtttttactAACTATAGCCTTGCTGATGTCATCACCTTGGGTTGATACTTGCTAAGAAAAAATGTGGAACTGGTGTTAGGTTTTTTGAACTATAGAAAGTGGTGTGAAGTTCTATATAATCATCCCCAGAGATCCCAGGCTAGGAGTCCCTATTGCAGGATCCTGGGGAAACAGGGCAGATTTGGAaggaatggaaggagggagggcttcttggaggaggagaGCTATAGGCCAGAGCCAGCCGGAGAAGGGGAAGGCTGGGGCTCACCCCACATGCTTGGCCTCACAGCTCAGCAGGCCCCATGATGCTGCTTGATCTTAGCTGGGAGCAGGGGGTTTAtggatgaaggaactgaggactGAGAATTTAAATGACAAACCCAGGGTCACACAACTAGATCTTTGCCCAGCTAGAATAGAACTAAAGTCCTTTGCTACAGGGACGAGGAGAGTGAAGAATGGATCCATTGAGTTATGGCAAAGAAtatcctcattcattcatccaacacatttttattgagcacttaatacACGCCAGGCTGGGTTGGATCCCGGGATCCAGAATAAAACAGACACAGTTCCTGCCACCACAGTGTTGGGAACACAGATATTAATAATCACACAAATGACTCCTGATTCTAAGCAACAGGGCCCTGGAGGAGAGTACCAGGAAGGATGAGGGGGGAGTCCAGGGGCTCTCACCTAGGCTGGGAAGGCTCAGAGGCTTCCCCAAGGAGATGACATTTATGATAAGATGtgaagcaaagaaaaaaggaaggtgcACAGGTGGGGAGAGAAGGTTTCAAGCAGGAGCAAAAAGAAATgggagggattccctggtggcgcagtggttgagagtccgcctgccgatgcaggggacacgggttcgtgccccggtccgggaggatcccacgtgccgcggagcgactgggcccgtgagccatggccgttgagcctgcgtgtccggagcctgtgctctgcaacgggagaggccacgacagtgagaggcccgcataccgaaaaaaaaaaaaaaaaaaaaaagaaatgggaagtgGGCAGAGAAAGGAGACATCTCCAGCGGTGGGGACTCACTgaccctctctgtctctctctctctgtctctctctctctgtctctctctctctgtctctctctctgtctctctccctctctaggACTTGGCTCTGCCCCAGCCCACTGCCGGCTCAGCCCTTGCTGCCATTTGGGGAGCCCCCAAGACGAGCTTCCCAGTTTTGCCTCCTTcacccctcccctgccaccccctGTCCCCTCTGACTGGCCCCACCTCTCAGGGCCTTTTTTGCCCCCTGTCCCCGCAGGGCAGCACTTCCCAGGGTCCTCCATGCCGGACACCCTGCTCCCAGGACCCGCAGGGGCTGCAGGGGCCCCAGGGGCCCGGCATATTCCTGGCCTTCCTCTGTTGGCCGGGCTGGcgcagggggctggggagaggctcTGGCTCCCAAGCCTGAGGCCCGAGGGGCTGGAGGTGAAGCCTGATCCCACGATGGATCCCAGAGAGGGCTTCTCCTCAGAGAGGCAGGAACCCTACATTGTAGAGGAAAGTCCTGTGTCCCCCAATCTGAAGAACTTCAAAGCAGCGTGGCCCTTGGATCCTCCTTAATGGGAGAGGAAGATATGAAGTGGGGGGGTGTCCCCCAAACTCCATCCCACCTCTTATCTACCTCCCTTCTGGCTTTGCTCCTTCCCCTGGCTGGAAACAGCTTTAAATTGTAGAACGATCTGAAGGAACGGAGTTGCACCCAAGGAGGTGGGGGGCATCGCAGGGAAAAGGCGaatgtggggaaggggagaatTGAGGCAGAGTGCCCCCTCCCACCAAACTGCTAATCAGATTAAGGAGACATTCTTAATCTCAACTTTTCtgagggagaaagagaataagGTTTCCATAGGTTTCCATCATTTGAAAGACCCTATACCTGCCCACATGAGACGGGAAATTAAGAGTCTAAGTTGGGGAAGGGTCGGGAGTTGTTTTGTTCCCCGAGTCTCAGGGCAACTCCCTTCTTCGCTGGGGCCCTTGTCCCTCATCAGTCTAAggtctcccctctctctcctgcccctccaTGCAGCTCTCTCCGATCCCTCTGATTTCTGTGACATTGGGAGCTCCTGTCCCCTCCTTTCCCCAAGACCCAAGCAAGTGGGGTCAGGAGAGATGGGCCTCCTCAGCTCTGTAATACTCCACTGCAGACCATGAATAAAATGCCCTTGGCAAACCTCCCTCGTGGCTGACCACCCCCTCCTGCGTTCCTGCTGCCCTCTGACCTGGTATGGAGTTAAACATCACCCAAGATTCCTGATGGGAAGCGGGGAGAGGGGCTTGGGAGGAAGAGTAGGAATCAAGCCAGCCACTCTCCTCCCTTCTGCTGCCATCGTGCCCCAGAGAGAAAGGCTGAAGCTGTAGCCCGAGGAGCTGCCCTGGCCAGTGAGAAACCAACCTCAAGGAAGGAACCTAAGAGCAGAGCAAGGGTCTTCACAGAATGACCCCCAGATCCCTGCCATGGACCTCTGAGCAGAGTTTTAAGGGCTGGGGATGAAGGAGGGAGTTGGAAGGGGTCCCTCTCCCTCTGCACCCCAGGTCCTAAGAATGACAAGGGGAGCCAACTGAAGCATGaggtggctgggggaggaggggacacaTAGAGAGGGGTCTTTTGCTCAACCAAGGAAAggccaaaagaaaagaatgttccAGGAGCCAAGGCAATGGAACCATATTGCTCTCTTATCTCTAGGCTGCCAATTACAGGTTTAGGATTTGTCTCCACTCTCTTCCCATGATGGAGAGCAGAAACTAAGGAGGCACAGAGGGTCCCTTTGTCCATCATTTGTCCCTGGCCCTCATCCAAAGAGTAGGGGTGCATCCCTCTCTCAGAGCTCCCTATTCATTCTGCTACCCACTGCCTCTCAGTCCTTTGGGGCAGGCGCATGTTCTCACGGGTGGACTGGGGAAGGAGATACCCAGAGTAAGGCAGAGCTAAGCCCTCACCACACAGAAAGGTTAAGATGAGCAAGGAACCCAGCCCCCAGGCTTCCAAGCGGGGTATAGGCCAGGAGAAAGGATCTGTGAGTGGGCTTCATCACAGTCTCCCTCCCTTACCCCAGATGCCAAAAAAGGGGACCTCAGAGTGTCGCTCCCAGGAGATCCTAGGAGCTATAGTGAAAACTGCTTCTCACTTGCTCCCAAAGTCACAGGCCCAGGCCCATCCCCAGCCCTACAAGAAGGATGAACACCCAGCCTGGGGCTTTCCCATCATCCTGTCCAGTTTGGGGAGACAAAGAGCTAGTGTTGTCTGCTGTGGCACAAAGAACTGGATCACACTGTCATAGGGTTTGGGTCCTGTTCAGAGAGGCCAGCCTCGGGAACAGGGTCCCCTAACAAGGACCCCCATGTGTCCTCTGCCTGACCCCTCCTCCTCTTCAGAAGTTCGTGGTTGCTATGACCCCCACGTTTCAGGCAATGAAACATGCTTTTTGGtcacttttctaaaatttctttttagagTAGGTGAACCCAGGAGACTGAAAGCTCAGCTTCAGAGGACATAAATTTCCAGGTGGTGCACTCTGTGTTTTAGACAACAGATTCAAGGagagcagagtttctcaacctcggcACTATTACCATTTTGGGCTGCAAAATTCTTAGCTGTGAGGAGCTATCCtatgcattgcaggatgtttagtaTATCTCTGGCCTCTAGATACGAGTAgcaccctcccccagcctcctcttcTAGACCTGGTGAAATGTTCCCCCCAGGGGAAGAAACCGTGCCTGGTTGAGAATCACTTAAGAAAGGCTTCAGCAAGTCCAGATGTTCTGGCAAAGATGCGACCCAGGCTCCACCAGCGCGAAGAGAACTGTTGGTTTACACGTTGCAAGAGTGCCCTCTGGTGGCCAGAGTCAACACCAGTGATCCGAAGAGTTCAGAGCTCGGGACCAGGCTGGGTGGGTAGAAACCATGGGGGGCGCTGTTTGAGGTGAAGGGGTGCTGGGCACCTTCGAGTCTTTcgaggggaggaagggagttgcaggataaaaatattttataagaactcTCCTATTTCAAACCCCATTTGCAAATCATGGACTATTCACCAAAGGATCCACAGGTCTAATGGGAAAACAGAGGGCAGATTGTCAGTTCCTCTGGTACAGTTGGGTGCAGCCATCAGCCCTGGACATCACACCCTCTAGCCCGCTGGGGCCATCAGCGTCCTCTGAGAAGAGTATGGAGCAGATGCTCAGCCTTCTTCTAGGAGGGGTGGGAACCAGGGCAAGACACAGCAAATCCAGCTCACCAACCCCCGCTCCCAGGCCCTGGACTCCGTTGCACCAAAGGCAGGGACAGAAGCACACTTGGGTTCCAGCAGAGTTGTAGGGCGTCAGAACTCCCAGGCTTCATGAACCAGACATTAGTAGCCATAAGGGACCTTTGAGATCATCAAGTTCAACCTCCTAATTTTACAGGCCCAGAGAGAAGAAGGGACTTGTTCAAAATCGTACATGTAGAAGAGCCAAACTCAGAACATAAATTTCCTAATTATCAGTTAATGTTCTTTCCATCTCACCATAATCACATGGATTGAGACTTCAAGAGGCCCTTAAAATTCCTTAGAAATAAGAGCAAATTATCTACTGAGAGGGAAATGTTAAAAGTTATTCctgtgtgagggcttccctggtggcgcagtggttgagagtctgcctgccgatgcaggggacacgggttcgtgcccccgtgcgggaggatcccacatgccacggagcggctgggtccgtgagccatggccgctgagcctgcgcgtccggagcctgtgctccgcaacgggagaggccacaacagtgagaagcccacgtaccgcaaaaaaaaaaaaaaaaaaaaaagttattcctgtgtgatttttttcttctttttcaataaatttatttattttatttatttatgtttggctgccttgggtctttgttgctgcacgcaggcttcctctagttgctgtgagcgggggctactcttcgttgtggtgcgcgggtttctcactgcggtggcttctcttgttgaggagcacgggctctaggcgcgcgggcttcaatagttgtggctcgcgggctctagagcgcaggctcagtagttgtggctcgtgggcttagttgctctacggcatgtgagatcttcccagaccagggctcgaacccgtgtccccttcattggcaggcggattctgaaccactgcaccaccaaggaagcccctctttttatttttaattgaagtatagttgatttacaacgttgtgtcaCTTTcaggtgattcagttttatatatatatattctttatttatttatatatattattattatatattatttgtatatttatttatatatatattattttttatattcttttccattacggtttatcacaggatattgaatatagttccctgtgctatacagtaggaccttgttgttcatctattttatatatagtagtatatatctgttaatcccaaactcctaatttatccctccctgccccctttcccctttggtaaccataagtttattctctatgtctgtgcgtctatttctgttttataaattagtcttgtttcatttttaatatgacCATAGTagcaaacattttcctttttgtgtacATTTTGTCGCTTGATTACATACTGTCTAGTGCTGTCCTCTAATTGTCTGATTTGCATTAATATGGTGTCCCCATAAAggctggttttctcagggtggtGCAACACATAATAGTTAAATGGAAGGTGTTTTGTCATTGGAACACTTGATTAGCATATGGAAGAGGCCTCggacatttcaaaacaaaaacagaagcaaagtATTTGCTGCCCTGAATCATTGCTGGCAATGAGGAGAATCCctatcctctccctttttctccctaATGAAGACTCTGACCAAGAGGGGAGAAAAAATTCAAGTACCGTATATGctttatacacacatatgaacacacacacacacgtatatataattcaacaaacatttcttaagTGAGAACTACGTGCCAAACACTGTGCTGCCAGGTTCTGAGGTGCCCTTGAGACACTTTCATCTGTGAAGGGTCACAGACAGCGTGGCAGGAGCCAGTGCCTTGCATGGAACATAGGTGACTTGGCCggggagaggagggtggggtgTGCCCGGCTCAGGGCTCCGGTAGCCACAGCAGACGACTGAGTACCGAGCACTGGAGAGGCAAGGTTTCTGCATACATGCGCAACACATAATTTAAACATGAATTTTGTTTAGTAAtcaacctacttttttttttttttttttttttttttgcggtacacaggcctctcactgttgtggcctctcccgttgcggagcacaggctctgggcacacaggctcagcggccatggctcacgggcccagccgctccgcggcatgtgggatcttcccggaccggggcacgaacccgtgtcccctgcgtcggaaggcggactctcagccactgcaccaccagggaaaacaCCTAAAAGTAGGCCGCTCTTACCTTCTGAGATGAACTGTGTTATCCGTATGAAATGTG harbors:
- the ETV3L gene encoding ETS translocation variant 3-like protein, with translation PGLAFPDWACKAESSPGSRQIQLWYFILELLQKEEFRHVIAWQQGEYGEFVIKDPDEVARLWGRRKCKPQMNYDKLSRALRYYYNKRILHKTKGKSFTYKFNFSKLIVVNYPLWESRAPPSLHLLLGAPALFRPALVPMCVQSEVGMKAGPIPRAPPEPASLPQGPISFQCSSPPASLVPECPRGGGDTLNHPYILNDPYSRAPAYERGQLLLCQDHREGGGGVSGEGPGHLLHSRLSTHWAMAEQLAGQRTPQGPPEASRDKKGSGSIVHRQHFPGSSMPDTLLPGPAGAAGAPGARHIPGLPLLAGLAQGAGERLWLPSLRPEGLEVKPDPTMDPREGFSSERQEPYIVEESPVSPNLKNFKAAWPLDPP